TGGATCAGATTGTGTGCGATACAAGATTGATGACCGTGCATGGTATTATCatccctgtgtttgtgtcagagtgtatttgtgtgtgtgtctttgtttgtgagtatctgtgtgtctgtgctcgaacgtgcatgtgtgtgtctgtccttgtgcatgtgtttgtgcacgtgtgcaaCCGAGTaggcatgtgtctgtgtgtgtgtgtgtgtgtgtgtgtgtgtgtgtttgtgtgtgtgtgtgtgtgtgtacgctcaagtgtgcatttgtgtgtggatgtgtgtgcatgtgtgtgtttgtgcgtgtgtgtgtccatgtgtgtgcctgcgtgtgtttgtatgtgcgagCATGTATGTGTCTACGAttctgcgtatgtgtgcatgtgtgagcgtgtttatctctccgtgtgtgtgtgtgagattactACGCTGCTCCCTTCACCATGATAAATGACGCTACCTGTTAAAGCTCTTGTAGCCTGGGAGAGGCTGGGCCGCGGGCTCCGGCAGCGCGGCCAACAGCGTCTCTGCCAGGGCGGGGTCGCTGGTGAGGGCCTGCTCCCACGGGGAGTGGTAGGACTTGGGCACCGACGTGATGTTGAACTTCTCCGCCGGGACGTCCTTCAGGGGACCTCCGTACCCTGGGTGGAGAACGGGGAACACCGGGTCAGACAGGGGCCGGGACCGGACACCGTCTCGTCGGAATGACGGACGGAGAGGGACATCGGAATCATTTTGTATACGTTGCACTCTGGTGTGTTTATCATCCTAGGAGGCTAAAGTGATCAGCTTTTTGCAGACAAAGAAATCATAAGTTTGTAGTTAGTAGAACGTTTTTCATTTGTAAAGAAATGTTGGGTAAAGCCGTTCTAACATCCTGAATAAGAAATTCATATTTGATAATAATATATACTTtatacacaaaataaatcaacatttgtatctgtctgtgtgcgtgtgtctgtgtaagtgaGCATGCCTGAATGTTTGtcggtgtgcatgtgttcgCTTGTGTGCTTCCGTGATTCCGCATGCGTGGACGAGCCTGCCTGCGCTAGtatgcttgggtgtgtgtgcacacgcacgcacgtgtgtgtgcgtgcgtgcgagtgtgtacACGGCtggcctctccctcccccctcccccctcccctctctaacAGCACCCTTTCGCAGGGTTCCCAGGTGTTATGTAACGCACGCAGGGTGTCACGTCCTCTCCCTGTGAACAATCAGCCTTCCTGAGTGCGCGCTTGGCGGAAACAGCCGCGtccaaacactgaaacacttTGTGAAAGCCCTCAGAAACTCTCTTTTAAGGGGGGAGACATTTTGGTTTGATGTCGACAGACAGGAAGGATGCACTTATCTCAGAGTACCTTATATGAACACGCAATGACGAGAGGAAGAAGACAAattatgatttgtttttgttttaggaATAGGGTTTAAAAAAAGCCCCACGTTTTAAAGGGACGATTTGTTCTGTCGTATCATGTGCAAACATGTAGGAGTGGTACGAGTCTGACGGGtataaacctctctctctcacaccctcacatacaaacacacacacacacacacacacacacacacacacacacacacacacacacacacacacacacacacacacacacacacacacacacacacacacacacacacacacacacatgtcacagATCTATGGTTCCCATCCCTGGGGTGCTCTGTCTATACCGACTCTATGATTCATCTTTTTCGTATGCAATCAACGACACCTTCATGACCGAGCTATTCCAGGAGCTTTTTCCGATGAGATACCCAATACGTGCTGTCTTCAGTTCTGCTGCCACTGCCTGGGACTACTATGTGGGACAGCTATGTTCTAGGAAgatggggggggttgggctTGTGTGTCATCGTAGGCTCCAGGAATAACCAGCAGTCATCATCAATCCATTAGCTCACTCTTGTTAAATCACagtgtttagggttaggggggcgAAGGACTTAATAGGCTGCCGTAACGGAAGGAGGTGAGTTCTCGACCCATCCTGACAGCTTCAGCGGCAGAGGAAAGGGGAAATGCCTCATGCACTTCCTGTGTGTGGCCAGGGGTAATTATGTAATTATAGTAAGAGATTGGGTGAGGCAACATCAAAGTAATCAACTTGTTACGGGGTTTGTGTGCGTAAAtgacagtgtgcgtgtgtgtgtgtgtgtgtgtttctgtgtgtacgtgcgtgcgtgcgtgtgtgtgcgtgcgtgcgtgcatgtgtgtgaatgtgtgtgtgagggggaatTCTTGCGTACGTGCATTATCCAAACACACAAGAAGCCATGTGTGGTTTGGAGCAAGGGGTAAACAGACAGGCAAACACTATCCCACGTAATCAAAACAAGGTCAAAGCTACACAAACCCATGAATCCTAATCCAAACACTGGAGTCCACCGTAAATACTGTGCTGTAATTGCTGCACCACACACCTCCAGCCCAACAGCTCTCAGCTGACCGCAGTCATGGAGTCACAACCCCTAAAGGTCATTTTAGAACCATAATATCTGTAGCACGATGGTCAATTCTGACCACTATGCAGTGGCacgcacgtgtgtatgtgtgtctgtgtgtgtgtgtgtgtgtgcgtgcgtgtgcctgtatgtgtgttgtattgtgtgtgaCCACTGTGACTAAGGTTCTGACACACGCGTGGATAAAGTGTGACCACGCCAGATGGCTTTCACACAAAATGAATGTAATTGTCAGAAATAGaccaaaataaaacatgacatttTTTCCGGAGAGCACAGAAGCACACAGGAAGTCAAGCAGATAAGAGCCACGATGCTGACTAACTCGCTTGTTTTTTAACCATCCCATGATCATGAATTTGATGATTTACGAcccttgtgtgtgttgggtttgaAATAGCCTTTAGGGAATGAAGGGTGTTCATCTATTAGGCAGCACTATCCTCTGCTTGTTTTCCCCATTTATCCACCCCGCTGAAAGATTCACGGGGAAGGTTTGACCTTTACATGCTGTGCTGGAGAATTGATGACGTGAACGATGAAGTAGTCAAGCCTGTGGCATGTAGAAATGTCAATAGACTAGGATGCACACAGAGGGAGCCATTAGCACAACAATTACGACAACAGGGGGAATGTGTTTGCTTAAGAAAAGACGAGGTTGGCGTGGACGTTGATGGACTGCTTTAAGAGTGAAAAGAGGGTTTTGGGATTTCCTTCTCCTGTAATGCTTGCCCGCGATGTATTGTGTTTAGTCCAACCTACCTGGTGCAATGCTCTCTGGGTTGGCTTCTGCTGTTACAGGTCCTGTCTCAGGGGCCGGGTCAGAGCTGCCGTTCTGATCCGCCGTTGTGTCGCCGTTCTGACTTTCAAGGACAATCCCGTCCTTTAAGCGTGAGGAGAAAGGAGACAAGGCGGTTTGTTGGTGCATTAAAAGGCCTTCTTATGCTGTTTGGGTGCAACTTGNNNNNNNNNNNNNNNNNNNNNNNNNNNNNNNNNNNNNNNNNNNNNNNNNNNNNNNNNNNNNNNNNNNNNNNNNNNNNNNNNNNNNNNNNNNNNNNNNNNNAagactagaactgcaagcagttatgcaggggtccaagaagtgtgcatttcgccggcacaacgcgacaagaaatgtgcatttcgccggcacatcgcgaagcatgtgttgaaaacgctaccctgaacctgtggatacaaaggatttgactgtggtaggagcgagaagtcagtgtagcgtttttgcggcgaaattttgtagaagatatacaatttcctcgtttattgcgccccctaatggcggaattttccgaaatttttatcgaacgtcattaaggttagcaccaacatgtgtgtagaatttggactcgatccgatgtctaatttttgatttttttgtatttttgattttccacgtctaatttagctaatataccaatattccaaatgctatcgtttcgtcgtcgaaggtcggatcaaaaaactgtatatgattcctttgcgtgtgcgtctgaagatgtcgtgtgcaaagttttgtgtcgattggtcaagaaatgtgggaggagtagcgaaaaaacagttttgcggttttcacgattttgcgaaaaaaattatagacgcaaatgggcgtggcctatgccaaaagatgcagcagactccagtgaatctgtatgtacgaggttttgaatgtgggaggttcggtgtgggagttatagccccaaacgcgtctttccttggtatagcgccacctagtggccggcgtgtctggattttgtcgtctgcttagaactcagggccctggatctagtcatgcaattggcgtgtcggcaccatttacggtttgggctgtggacccacttctaggggggaataataaaaagaaaaatccttacaaaaacaatagggatccaacctgttggcttggacccctaaaaatccttacaaaaacaatagggatccaacctgttggcttggacccctaataataatccttacaaaaacaatagggatccaactgttggcttggacccctaattatttcgtcgttttttggcgccgccctgttggcgaaattttccaaagacaattttcctttgccaaataactcccgcctacattattaattcttggccatattttttatatagactcgggtttgccccttgatggttcatttatagtttgaagaacattcctttggccaattagaagatatacaatttcctcgtttattgcgccccctaatggcgaaatattccgaattctttattgaacgccgttaagggtagcaccgacatgtgtccaaaatttggacttgatccgatgtctaatttctgattctttttgatttttgattttccacgtctaatttagctaataaaagaatattcaaaactctaccgtttcgtcgtcgaaggtcggatcaaaaaactgtatatgatttctttgcgtgtgcgtctgaagatgccgtgtgcaaagtttggtgttgattggtcaagaaatgtgggaggagtagcgaaaaaacagttttgcggttttcgcgatttagcgaaaaatattcatagacgcaaatgggcgtggcctataccaaaagatgcagcagactccagtgaatctgtgtgtaca
This is a stretch of genomic DNA from Gadus chalcogrammus isolate NIFS_2021 chromosome 17, NIFS_Gcha_1.0, whole genome shotgun sequence. It encodes these proteins:
- the LOC130370041 gene encoding myozenin-2-like, with amino-acid sequence MHQQTALSPFSSRLKDGIVLESQNGDTTADQNGSSDPAPETGPVTAEANPESIAPGYGGPLKDVPAEKFNITSVPKSYHSPWEQALTSDPALAETLLAALPEPAAQPLPGYKSFNRVATPFGGFGGPPRSIPTADPEPLPDLLDLSAAAAAAPAGPCRPTFNRHAAGWVPVGPPPTLPKVSLQPMLIPESDDL